In the Carboxydothermus hydrogenoformans Z-2901 genome, one interval contains:
- a CDS encoding cobalamin B12-binding domain-containing protein has translation MRKIRVLIAKPGLDGHDRGAKVIAQALRDAGMEVIYTGIRQTPEQIAKAAVEEDVDVVGLSCLSGAHNELFPRVVECLKELGAGDIPVIGGGIIPHEDHAYLKEKGIKAIFGPGSLTADVVKVIEELVREAGKDV, from the coding sequence ATGCGAAAAATTCGGGTTTTAATAGCCAAACCGGGTTTAGATGGCCATGACCGGGGAGCTAAGGTTATCGCTCAGGCGCTGCGGGATGCAGGTATGGAGGTTATTTATACGGGGATTCGCCAAACTCCGGAACAAATCGCCAAAGCGGCGGTGGAGGAAGATGTGGATGTAGTCGGGCTTTCCTGCCTTTCGGGAGCGCACAATGAGCTTTTCCCCCGGGTAGTGGAATGTTTAAAAGAACTGGGAGCCGGAGATATTCCGGTAATCGGGGGAGGCATTATTCCCCATGAAGATCACGCTTACTTAAAAGAGAAAGGGATTAAGGCGATTTTTGGTCCCGGAAGTTTGACGGCGGATGTGGTGAAAGTGATAGAAGAGCTGGTAAGGGAG